The Citrus sinensis cultivar Valencia sweet orange chromosome 4, DVS_A1.0, whole genome shotgun sequence DNA segment ATAAGCTTTTCTAGTAGATCTGAAGCCTTCCAGCTTCAGATATAGGAAATATAATGTGTAGATCGGTCTTTACAAGATATTACTTGTTGTATTAGTTGGTGATCAAGCCAATAGAAGTGGCAGTTCTAAAACGAGTGGATTCCTGTTTATGCTCTAAACTAATGTGTACATCTATAGTGGGGATATCATTTATTGATATTCCAGTACATTGCTTTCCTCTCCAGTCGTTAGTAAGAGTTCAGTGGCTTAGTCAATCTGTTTATTGTAAACAATAGAAATATACGTCTACTGATCTAATTTATAAGgagttattatttaatttcatcttGTTAATAGAAGCTCTTGATGTATTCAGATTGTTGAATGAATGAAAGAACTgcttcctttaaaaaaaaaaaaaaatttcaatgatTGAAATGTATCATATTTTGGTAGACATATGTATTTATGATATCAATGcgtaatattatttagatataaaagatataaatttGCTTCAAATAATTGTGCAATGTTTGAtgtaaatcaaattaattaagtattaaacGGACTACTAAAATATATCACATTGGATGACACgattacttaattattaaatagggGTGTTAGGTcacctatttattttttatatcaagtttatattatattattttaacacGATTACTAAATATATGGTATTTGAAGTTGAGTAAATATGAAGCTAACGCGACAAAAATATGACCATTTGATCAATTTTGCCAACTCTAATTTCATTCCGAACGAAAACCATTTCATTTGATATGAAAAACGTAACAATTCTCTTTCCAAATTTGTCTTTGGGTCATTGGACGGACGGTTTGAAACTAAACCATTACCCTAACTGGGGCCCCTTTTGATCCAGAAAAGATAGTACACGAACTAAGcccaatttgttttatttatccATCTAATTTGAGACCATTATGTTGTAGGCTAATTAACATAAACTTACCACAAATAGGCTTTGGTCTAGTgataaaacaatcaatttcaattaaaaaagattagcCAACTCCAATTAAGACTTCGTTGGGACTCTTAAGGATATTTCTTCAAAttgtgaatttttattaattttattatttaataactcATAATCAATGGTCATTGTAGTATCGATGTAGAGGGGTGCAATATCCTAAAAATCCccttttaatgatattttcaaaagtacacgttaatttcttaataaaataatttatctttgtTTATAAATTCTCAACTCTTAACGTATTTGGTTTTATCTACCATCATCTTTTTTGTTGCTAATTGCTTGTTTtctttagaaacaaaatccaATATGGTTTCGTTATTtagtttcttaaaatttgaaaacagtCCAAACATACACAAGTTTAGTATTTTCCACTCTTCtaaatgagaattttaaaaatgaatatgaCCATAAGAAGGATATGTAAAATTAAGGATTAGCaagtttttgtaaatttttttttttcagatgcaagttaataattagagagagaaaatatatctaaaatagggtatgatgaaaatgaattttataagAGTATTGCCACTCTTAAAGTTATTCAATCATAAAGCATAAGAAACAAAAGACCTTTAGTTTAATGGCAGCAGCAGTACACAAATCCTTATTTGAACgcaaatattcttattttgatCGGGGATGTATATGAGCCTTCAATGGAGTTTTCATCACCTTTGTGAATTCTTGCTTCTCTTCAAAATCAACTTCATCTCCATCAACAGCCTTCCACTCATAGTGCCAAATCAAATTTGCAACAAAATATTCCAAATGAAGCATGGCCAAGTCTTGGCCGGGGCAAATCCTTCTTCCAACCCCAAATGGCATCATCTTAATCTCTCTGCTCCCTGTTATATCAAATACTTCTCCTCCGTTTCCTTCTCCATTTAAGAACCTCTCAGGCCTAAACGACGTCGGATCATCCCACACCTCTGAGTCCCAGCACCCCATTTCAGCCACCATGAAGTTTATGATAGCATTTTTCGGAAAATAAAACCCATTAAGCACCATGTCTTGTTTCAGAGCACGTGGCTCAATAAAACGTGCAGGTGGGTGCCGCCTAAGAGTTTCCAAGATCACTGCTTTCAAATAAGGCAACTTCTGCAGATCATCTTCCGTCACCTGTCTGATTTCTTCATCTCCAACAACCCCTTTAATCTCTTTGAACACTTTCTCTTGAATGTCAGGATACTTCACCAAATTCGCCATCACCCACTGCAGTGCATTTGATGTTGTATCAGTGCCTGCCACAAGAAACTCGGAGCATAAActcataatttcattttcctgAAGCTTCCTATTCTCCTCCGGGAGGTGAAGATCAAACAATGTATCAACATATGctaaaacataattttcatcttcttttgcTTGGCTTAATCCCTCTTCTTTCATCCTCCTCCGGTCCCTTATCAATGGCAGCAGCACGCTTTCTTGCTTcttcagaatttcaaaaaacTCACCCCATAGTTTCCGGAGCACAAACTTTGTAACCCTTGGCCAGAAATTTAACACATTGAACCGCCTCGTATTCAGCATCATTAAACGCTGAACATCCTCAACTTCTCTAATCTTCTTCTCGTCAAGCTTGTCGCCAAAACACATAAGAACCAACAAGCAGAACATAGCGAACTGAATATGGTCACGGAGCTTAACCGCACGATCGTCACGATCACCGTTATTTACAGCCTGTAAGTTGAGGCCATCAATGAGAATTTGCAGCACCCACTTGCGCGCGTGTGAGTAAGATTTCAGACGCGACGGATGGATGATTTCGGAAATCAAATTACGGCGCAGAAGCCGCCAATTAGGGCCATAAGAAGCAGAGTTTATGTTGTGTTGGTTGGCACTGGTAATTTTAACAACAGCACCAGCTGGGGGCCGGCCTGAAAAAACTGCACCGTTCTGAATCAAGGCCTGGTGAGCCAGGGAACGGTCGCAGATGAAGATGACAGGCCGAAAGCCGATATGGAGGGTGGTTGCTGGGCCAAATTTTTTGTGAAGATCATGGATCATTGGTTCAAGATCAAGAACAGACTTTCTAGCCAAGAGAATGTTGCCAATGATGGGAAAATTCGAAGGGCCTGGAGGAAGCttgtaattgaaatattttgaaggACGAAGAAGGTGAATGAAAGCTTTAATGAGAGCAGAAATGCAAAGAGAGATCAGGATAACGGACCAAGTTTCCATTGTCGTTGATGAAATTATCTAAGTGATGAAAGAGTTGGCAATGAGGATTGAGGAGTGATGGATTAAATAGCAAAGAGAGCATGTAAGACgacaaagaataaaaaattacgtGTTTGGGGGTCTGATTTGTGATGCAATTTGTTCAATTATTACCGTCGCTTGCCCGGAAGGCTATGAAGTCAATGTTAGACAACAATAGTCGAATGAGTGAGCGAGCGTTCAGTTTGCATTATATATTGTGAGCACTGACAAATTAGTTGTTGGTTTGCTAATAATTTATAAGATACTATATCTTTACAAAAGTgacatattattattgtaaattgtTATGATGCTTATATTATTCAATGGGGCAGGTTCAAGAgacacattttaattttaaacatacACTTGGACACAAATTTTTAGTCATTAGAATAAAACACAATGAAGGTGGCGATTAAATGACAgatgtaatttaattactgtttttctctctcatctctcttCATAAATGTTTTATCTATCTTATTTATCTTGCTTTAAAAtggattttctttcttctttatttcttccTACTTCTTCCGTTTTAGGTTATCTATATATCTAACAACCAAAGATCAATTTACTTTAAGGCATCAATTTGATAGTCTAAAGGAAATTAATACTTTAATAAACTATATCAAATTTGGTGCCAACAATTTAAACTccatttcttatatttttttttttcctctttcctTCTCTTTAGAATTTTTCTTACTCGAATCAAATATTGAGAAGTTTTTCTGTTTCAAAAAGCTATACGAAAAATCGTAAATTAGAAAAGGGGAAATAGCCGTCCTTTGCATAACACTACTGTTTACGTCGCGAGTGGAGtggtaaaattttgaaaagccGAGAAGAGAGACcgagaaagaataaaattaagatagaAGTAAgagagaaataattaatagctACTAATCAATTGTgcatcaaaaacaaaaatatagcTTCAATCTAAgccatttaaataatttaacttaatggttaaaacttgtgattaaaaatttatctctTGAACCTATCCCATTCTTTTTATTGCATCAGttggaataattttttggagTGATGAGaagtttttgggttttttttattacatttttaaacATGATATTACATATTATAGCACAATTTGATTGATACATAGATTGAAAGAAAGATCCAAAGTCTAGCCTAATGCCTGCTAAATCTATTATAGTTGAAATCCAGTCCGAAAGGATGCTCTCAAagaaggaaataaaatatgagaaatTCGAGTAATGAACTTTAAGAATGAGGCGAGGAGGGTGCCTATCGCTTAACAAATGAGTAGTTTGCTAAtcttatttatgattatttttaaaaaaattaaattgttcaATGTTTATAAATGAATAGACCTCTTATCAGTGTAGTTGCTTGAACtgctaaaaaatattatttgttattcaattcattttgaaaatacGGTTGTCTGCAATTGATAATTCTTAAAATGGTGTAACTATactgacttaacttaattagtCTTCCaacttatttgtaaatattttgattaaatcttaattttaaaaacataatagCAAAGGTGTTTGTAAAGTGATTTTTGTTATCATATTAATTTGGCTCATTATCTCACCTTTGCAGCCTTACAGCTAactatcatttaattttgttgtagATTAAAATTCTCGGCACCTTagtattattaaatgaaattaattttaaaaatgtatcaTCTTTAtccaaaaatgaaagagaaaataatatacaCAAAAGGGACAAAAATTTACATGGAGATCATTCAATAAGTACTTGCCaagtattttgattttcttttcctctcactattttatcatcaaattcaaaataattattttactattttccaATTCTAATACATGCATCATGCATGCGAAAACAATTTTGTAGATCATACTTGTGACACCTACATTGGACAATTCAATAATATACTTTCAAGGgcattcatatatttattcaTGTAGATAGGattaaatagtatttttacttttaagggCAAGATAAtcattttatcaatattatgttaaatCCTCTAATGATCTTAAAGGAAATGtggaaaaattatatatactttgtaaattttaggtgagaagatgaaaaaaaaaatttagtgtaatttttataaagttcGAATATCAGACAGTCAATGGATATTTGCCTCATTTTTAATAccttaatattaatattattgaaatttaaaattttaaaaaaattctttttgaagGGTAATAATAGTTAAGAATTTGAGGGGCGAGgctatttgaaattaaaatacccTTGAGACCGATAGTTTAATATGAGTAAAATCCTCTCCTAATTTAAGCGCCTgtgagtttttaaaaattttatatcatcTATCTTTTAGTGttaatgtattattaaaatttaactacttttattttttagtatattaACTGCTAATTACTTAAGTGatttttgttaagaaaaaCATCCAATCATGAGATTGGTAaactttttgtattattttttaatatttgaatggggtaaataaaggaaaataattataatagatTCAAAGAGTGTATGATTTAGAAGGATGCTATATGTAACgaaaataacacaaaatatagtacaaaatccacaaaagaaaaaaaaatcttgtctATTTTGTTTAGTAGGTTTTTTGAATagtaaataagttattttccCTCTATTagcaaaaaattagtaaatgtagaaaagttttttaaaatgctaaaatatctaaaatatcattaacttatttgacaatctttttcatttattttgcaacataattttaaaaatttgcctattaaagtaattttaaaattttaaataaaagctCTTATTGACtatcaaataagtaatttttttttaataaaaactctacttcaataagttatattttaaaagattcaTCACGCAAAGCCATGTATTACACTTAGTGTGATATTGCAAGATATTAATctaaaaacacaataattaattaagggtATATTGTGctttgataccacttgttgtgcTATGGAAGCATCATTTCTTGTGGTCTTGATACCATTTGTGTGCAAATGCAGAATCAGTAAGCACcaaatattcacaaaaatgaagGACACAATAACTTAACGTGGTTATACAATAATGCCTATATTCACGGAAGTAAGAGAGAATAATTGTTTTACtaacaattaatagaatacaaatttgagtaatgaAATCTCACTTCTTAAATACCCAAATACATCAAATACTCTTGCCCATTCTTGAAGGAAACAATTTGCCCAAGACGTACATTCTCTCACATCTCAATAAATAGTGCAGAACCTAACTGATCACCGAAGGAAATGATCTTCCAAATTTTCTAAGAGCTCACTTGCAGACACTCATTTTCCCTGGGTTCTCACTCAAAGAACTCTCTCTGCATTTTCTCAGAGAGCGCATCACCTAGTTCAGACACTCTACATTTTTGGGATGCtctgaatgaaaaaaatacattCTATTTATAGGCAAAACAATTGTACTTTTGCACCAAATACTTCAATGGTTTTCAACAATTTCAACCACTGtttcttgaaaaagaaaatctccAAATGACATCCAAAAATGTCAAAGCTTGGCCACCAAAACTTTAAATTTGTCGGCAATTGCATGTGGTTCCATTTTTTACTCTTGAACATGGTATAGATGTTATTAAAGAATTTAGGGATAcaaatgacataaatttaaacatgGTGTCAAAACACATTACTGGATTCTTATAGAGTCTCTTACCCTCTTCAAATGCTTGTTGATTATAAATATGAGAtttctcaattaatattttgctataacaagtaataataataataatatgtcaATCGCCTTGAGTCTCTCTTGAAGTTTTCtctgaaaaacaaaaggaTGGTAGGGATAAACAGAGTTGTCAAGACTCTAATTTTAGTCACTCGTTATGAGTGtgatctttaaattttttttaaatttctttagttTTAATGTTCTTAGAGGAAGGATATTAGCCTATTAACAACAGTAGGAGTTGCTCAGGATGTTATAAAGAGGTTAGTAACCAACCACTAgttacatatttattaaatcttggcggtttaaaaaaatggataCAGATGAGCTAATTAAGCAGTGCAGAGCCATCCGACtaagtgaagaagaagaaggaaaagtaACATTCAGAAGTAGAATGAAAACAAAAGGGGTAAAGATATTAACATGCTATTTGGTTAGGAAAATACTCCTCTCAAGAGAAGTCAAGGTAGAAAGATTGAGAGTAGCAATGCAACAGGTGTGGAGAATAGGTCGGGAAGTCAAAATTGAAGGTCTGGGAGATAATATTTTCATGTTCAAAGTTGGGTCaaatgaagataaaagaaGAATTCTAGCGGGTGGACCATGGCCATTTGACAGAGCGCTTATCGTGCTTATTGAACCTTTTGGAATTGAAGAtatcaagaaacaaaatttcaatcatGTATCATTTGGGTACAATTACATGATGTCCCAATTATGTGTAGGGAAAAAGAGACAATTGCAGAATTGGGTGAAGCAATTGGAAGAGTCAAGGAAGCTGAGACGGATGCAGCTGGGGAATGTATAGGAAATTTTCTAAGAATGAGGATTTCAGTGGACATTACAAAGCCATTAAAGAAGATTGTTGTTCTGGAACAGatggaaaaaaagaaggagGAAAGTGAAGAAGGAAACAAGAAAGAAGATATCCCAATGCTGATGCACTATGAAAGGCTCCATGATTTTTGCTTCTGATGTGGGCATATCGGTCATCAatatatggagtgtagttattATAAGTCACAGTCAAAAGATAAGCTAGCTTATGGCCCATGGCTAAAAGCAGCAACCATGGCAGAACGACTAAGACAAAGCAGAGGGAAGGATATATGGAGCACAGAATCCAGTTAATTCAATGTAAAAAATTCAACTGGAGCAAACACTGAATTACTTCAAATTACAGAAAGGAAACAAAGAGTGTTAGGGGAGAAGGGGGCAGAAGAATAATGAAATTAGATCCAAATCCAAACGGATCCTGGTATAGATAATCCTTTACTCGGGAATAATACGAGTCAAAGAGTTGATGCTGATCATTTAAAGCAAGCAGCATCAAATCCCAAAGGGCTAGAGGATAACTATTTAGGGTCAGAACAGCAGACTGACAAAATCACAATTCATGGGGAATGGGCAAATTTGGCGGGAAAGAAATCACAACAAGAGATGAacttgatagaaaaagaagcGGGAAATGATGAACGGGAAATGGATGAAAAAGTATAGAAGTTAGAAAGTATAGAACCAAAACAAAAGGCAAGTGGGCCTTCCTCTCAGATAGAGTCAGAGGTTGAAGATGGCGACAATGGGCTAAATGATGACAGGCTTAAGCCCAAAAGAAGGAAATGGAAGTATCAAGCATGAAATTATGAAGGAAATGGGGGAAATAAAGATGGGCAAACAAAAGGGAAAAGGCCGGCTAACTATCCAAATGGGAAAGCCCAAACTTAAAGAAGCCCAAAGGAAGCACTCTAAAAAAACATGATTGTTATCAACGAGCTCAAGCTAACATTACAGTAACTACAAAGCTGAGACTAGAGGATGGGGAGGATGAAGAAATGGAAGCAGTTGCATGTGATGTCAACGAATTATCGGCGGTGGCTGAAACTCAGC contains these protein-coding regions:
- the LOC102611017 gene encoding cytochrome P450 89A2-like; the encoded protein is METWSVILISLCISALIKAFIHLLRPSKYFNYKLPPGPSNFPIIGNILLARKSVLDLEPMIHDLHKKFGPATTLHIGFRPVIFICDRSLAHQALIQNGAVFSGRPPAGAVVKITSANQHNINSASYGPNWRLLRRNLISEIIHPSRLKSYSHARKWVLQILIDGLNLQAVNNGDRDDRAVKLRDHIQFAMFCLLVLMCFGDKLDEKKIREVEDVQRLMMLNTRRFNVLNFWPRVTKFVLRKLWGEFFEILKKQESVLLPLIRDRRRMKEEGLSQAKEDENYVLAYVDTLFDLHLPEENRKLQENEIMSLCSEFLVAGTDTTSNALQWVMANLVKYPDIQEKVFKEIKGVVGDEEIRQVTEDDLQKLPYLKAVILETLRRHPPARFIEPRALKQDMVLNGFYFPKNAIINFMVAEMGCWDSEVWDDPTSFRPERFLNGEGNGGEVFDITGSREIKMMPFGVGRRICPGQDLAMLHLEYFVANLIWHYEWKAVDGDEVDFEEKQEFTKVMKTPLKAHIHPRSK